One genomic window of Parabacteroides pacaensis includes the following:
- a CDS encoding hybrid sensor histidine kinase/response regulator transcription factor has product MTLRKIHTCFLFFLFFFFFQNFYLLSSLQGKPFGSIASSESSFFCTQSGVDLQQRFPTRSFSSTADLYRQFENIELGSEAFAVGCFLQDSQGMIWFGSDRGLFSYNGYSVQSHFTLGEQSNTRIHCGITLGQDTLILGGDKGILIYECRSGRYAELPVIFPSNVRALALQGDVLWIGTLNGLYTYRFSSRTLRQFAPKHYPDLPHTAIYTIACSDEKSVYVGTYNGLCRYTSDQDRFSVIPLTFRNRNNQFVNSLLIDSLNHCLWVGTDGCLFQHSFETGKTVSLDSFSDNTIKTLALDREGNLLAGTDNGLYIHTPDRRVQHIVHDSRNQQSLSNNIIWNIFTDREGNVWLGTDWGISLSRYNTVFSYLPISRITGTGEGNQFYTLLKDTHGNLWLGGTNGLIRTSSVKSGNPDVTWYKMTDKTYHLAHNRIRDIYEDPAGEIWVTTDGSLHRYDRITRRFIHYNITDSTGMYNANWAYQMFEDTSGKLWIAAYLGGVFVVDKQQLLNSTTGNCVAECNFSVRNGLAGMYINQLIADKDNNLWVLFYNDGIDKINVRTHAITHITIPVENIDCLLCDSEGSIWGGFEGGVVRIHPKEDHPVEVLRFGPFGNNSVRTMLEVEGYIWASTTNGIWVIDRQTREARRMMWTDQTFSSMYYFSPEKQVYLGGVDGLILTSPDAHKHSTLDLPVYLTSLYINNRRIESLGKNSIRYADKIEVDYRQNNLSFEFSDLSYSQEKKALFVYRLDGADREWNMLKPNTNRIIYSNLSSGDYCLLISKLDSKGEPSDFAYSLPVSIRPPWYATWWARSFYALMLIGLVTWIINFYRVKLRLKHEHAEKEKILEQSRHKMEFFTHLSHDLKTPLSLIIAPISKLLPQVKNQRERHLLENVHRNAMRMNQLIHQIVELNRIENDSNTILILSQVEFAGFARTLFETYKEAGQEKNLTLLFHTNREKIFINIDVIKWESILGNLLSNALKYTPEGGTISFSIQVLDQQLSVCISDTGIGIPVQEIPYIFQRFFQSSRTAGNKEGTGIGLYLVKTYVELHGGTVTISSEDGNGTTVSIFLPVPVTTEFAPPAEDASSPNVLSGLPVIPEQEAGIEPDPPVAGTESPLILIVDDNREIVSFIEEVLKTTYCCCTASNGKEGLEMCMEHCPDLVIADLMMPVMNGLEMARAIRKYVPTSTVPIVLLTAKSDKETELESVRMHIDAFIPKPFEPDLLLSRVEQLLGRRQTWETKTRLEILATPEAIEATSFDEKFLADITRLIEDHVADSDLNVNALCELSGISNKQMYRKLKQLTGMTPVEYIKSIRMKKAMMLLEQRKFTVAEVMYMVGFSNHSYFSKCFQTAFGKTPKQFMENK; this is encoded by the coding sequence ATGACGTTACGAAAAATACATACTTGTTTTCTGTTTTTTCTTTTTTTCTTCTTCTTTCAAAACTTTTATCTGCTTAGTTCTTTGCAGGGCAAACCGTTCGGTTCTATCGCATCTTCGGAAAGCTCCTTTTTCTGTACTCAGTCCGGTGTAGATCTCCAGCAGCGGTTTCCTACCCGATCCTTTTCATCGACTGCCGATCTCTACCGGCAATTTGAGAATATAGAGCTGGGAAGTGAGGCGTTCGCTGTAGGTTGTTTTTTGCAAGACAGCCAGGGAATGATCTGGTTTGGTAGCGATAGAGGATTGTTCAGCTATAACGGTTATTCCGTCCAATCTCACTTTACTTTGGGTGAACAAAGCAATACCCGCATTCATTGCGGTATTACTCTTGGGCAAGATACTCTTATTTTAGGAGGCGACAAAGGTATCCTGATCTATGAGTGCCGGTCGGGACGATATGCAGAGCTTCCTGTCATTTTTCCTTCCAATGTCCGTGCACTGGCTTTGCAGGGAGATGTACTTTGGATCGGAACTTTAAACGGTCTTTATACGTATCGTTTCTCTAGCCGTACTCTCCGTCAATTTGCTCCCAAACATTATCCGGATTTGCCCCATACTGCTATTTATACGATTGCTTGCTCCGATGAAAAAAGTGTTTATGTAGGTACTTATAACGGGCTCTGCCGTTATACTTCGGATCAGGATCGTTTTTCTGTTATTCCTCTTACTTTCCGTAACCGGAACAACCAGTTTGTTAATTCTCTTTTAATAGATTCCCTCAACCATTGTCTTTGGGTGGGAACAGACGGGTGTCTGTTTCAACATTCTTTCGAAACGGGAAAGACCGTTTCTTTGGATTCTTTTTCCGACAATACGATTAAAACACTTGCCTTAGACCGTGAAGGGAATTTGCTAGCCGGAACAGATAACGGTTTGTATATTCATACTCCCGACCGCCGTGTGCAGCATATTGTCCATGACTCCCGGAACCAGCAATCTCTTTCCAATAATATTATCTGGAATATTTTCACCGACCGCGAAGGGAATGTTTGGCTGGGTACCGACTGGGGTATTTCCTTGTCACGTTATAACACTGTTTTCAGCTACCTGCCTATTTCCCGGATTACAGGGACAGGAGAAGGAAATCAATTTTATACCCTTTTGAAAGATACCCACGGTAACCTTTGGCTGGGAGGTACCAACGGATTAATCCGCACTTCTTCTGTTAAATCCGGGAACCCGGACGTAACTTGGTATAAAATGACAGATAAAACTTACCATTTGGCACATAATCGCATCCGGGATATCTATGAAGATCCGGCAGGGGAAATATGGGTAACCACCGATGGTAGTTTACACCGTTACGACCGGATTACCCGACGTTTTATTCATTATAATATCACGGATAGTACAGGTATGTATAATGCCAACTGGGCTTATCAAATGTTTGAGGATACTTCCGGGAAACTCTGGATAGCAGCTTATTTGGGAGGTGTGTTTGTGGTGGACAAACAGCAGCTATTAAATTCCACGACAGGTAATTGTGTGGCTGAATGTAATTTTTCCGTCCGCAACGGGCTGGCAGGAATGTACATTAATCAACTTATTGCCGATAAGGATAATAATTTATGGGTATTGTTTTATAATGATGGTATCGACAAAATAAATGTCCGTACCCATGCTATTACCCACATTACTATTCCGGTAGAAAATATAGATTGCCTTTTGTGTGATTCGGAAGGATCTATCTGGGGCGGCTTCGAGGGCGGAGTGGTCCGTATTCATCCGAAAGAGGATCATCCGGTTGAGGTGTTACGTTTCGGACCTTTTGGCAATAATAGTGTCCGGACTATGCTGGAAGTGGAAGGGTATATCTGGGCTTCCACTACGAATGGTATCTGGGTAATCGACCGGCAAACCAGAGAGGCACGTCGGATGATGTGGACGGACCAGACTTTTTCCAGCATGTACTATTTTTCTCCTGAAAAGCAAGTCTATTTGGGAGGGGTGGACGGACTGATCCTAACGTCGCCCGATGCTCATAAGCATTCTACTTTAGACCTTCCGGTTTATCTTACTTCTCTTTATATTAATAACCGCCGGATAGAGTCTCTGGGGAAAAACAGTATCCGGTATGCAGATAAGATAGAGGTGGATTATCGGCAAAACAATCTCTCTTTCGAGTTTTCCGATCTTTCTTATTCCCAGGAAAAGAAAGCCCTTTTTGTTTATCGCCTGGATGGGGCGGACCGGGAATGGAATATGCTAAAACCGAATACCAACCGGATTATTTACAGTAATTTAAGTAGTGGGGATTACTGTCTCCTTATCAGTAAATTGGATAGTAAAGGAGAGCCTTCCGATTTTGCTTATTCTCTTCCTGTTTCTATCCGTCCCCCTTGGTATGCCACTTGGTGGGCACGAAGCTTTTATGCTCTGATGTTGATCGGGTTAGTGACGTGGATAATTAATTTTTACCGCGTAAAACTCCGCCTTAAGCACGAACATGCGGAAAAAGAAAAAATATTGGAACAATCCCGCCATAAAATGGAGTTTTTTACTCATCTTTCTCATGACCTTAAAACTCCGTTGAGTTTGATTATCGCACCCATTAGCAAACTATTGCCCCAAGTAAAGAATCAGCGGGAAAGGCATTTGCTGGAAAATGTACACCGGAATGCCATGAGAATGAACCAGCTCATTCACCAGATAGTAGAACTAAACCGCATAGAAAATGATTCCAATACGATTCTGATATTATCGCAAGTAGAATTTGCCGGATTTGCCCGTACCCTTTTCGAAACTTATAAAGAAGCCGGGCAGGAAAAGAATTTGACCTTGCTTTTTCATACGAACCGGGAAAAGATATTTATCAATATAGATGTGATAAAATGGGAATCTATTTTAGGTAATCTCCTTTCCAACGCTCTTAAGTATACGCCGGAAGGAGGAACCATTTCCTTCTCTATCCAGGTACTCGATCAACAATTGTCTGTTTGTATTTCCGATACGGGAATCGGTATTCCTGTACAGGAGATTCCGTATATTTTCCAGCGTTTCTTCCAATCCTCACGGACTGCCGGCAACAAGGAGGGAACGGGTATAGGCCTATATTTAGTGAAGACTTACGTAGAATTACACGGAGGAACCGTTACGATTTCTTCCGAAGACGGCAACGGTACTACAGTGAGTATCTTTCTTCCTGTACCTGTCACTACGGAGTTTGCCCCGCCTGCCGAGGATGCTTCTTCTCCGAATGTTTTGTCCGGCTTGCCCGTTATTCCGGAACAAGAAGCCGGAATAGAACCTGATCCTCCCGTTGCCGGTACGGAATCTCCTTTAATCCTGATTGTAGACGATAATAGAGAGATTGTCTCTTTTATCGAAGAGGTTCTCAAGACAACCTACTGTTGCTGTACGGCATCCAACGGAAAAGAAGGCTTGGAAATGTGCATGGAACATTGCCCGGACCTTGTTATCGCCGATTTGATGATGCCCGTGATGAATGGATTGGAGATGGCGCGTGCTATCCGCAAGTATGTGCCTACTTCTACGGTTCCTATTGTGTTGCTTACGGCAAAAAGTGACAAGGAAACGGAGCTGGAAAGTGTCCGGATGCATATCGATGCGTTTATACCGAAACCCTTTGAACCCGACTTGCTTTTATCCCGTGTCGAACAATTATTGGGACGCCGGCAAACTTGGGAAACTAAGACACGACTGGAAATCCTGGCTACTCCGGAGGCTATCGAAGCTACTTCATTCGATGAAAAATTCCTGGCGGATATTACCCGTCTTATCGAAGACCATGTAGCCGACTCGGATTTGAATGTAAATGCCCTTTGCGAACTTTCGGGCATCAGTAATAAACAAATGTACCGGAAGTTAAAACAACTGACGGGGATGACTCCGGTAGAATATATCAAATCCATCCGCATGAAGAAAGCTATGATGTTACTGGAGCAACGGAAATTTACCGTAGCGGAAGTAATGTATATGGTGGGATTCTCCAATCATTCTTATTTCTCCAAGTGTTTTCAAACGGCATTCGGCAAGACTCCCAAGCAATTTATGGAAAATAAATAA
- a CDS encoding SusC/RagA family TonB-linked outer membrane protein gives MNNKILNFRVTAILMLLYTLLGGAYPLHAQQAQDRHISGLVIDETKEPLIGVNILVVGTSVGAVTDIDGKYTLTVPAGATQLTFSYIGYQAKTVSIPSGNLLNIQLESDAQLLNDVVVIGYGTQRKNDLTGSVTNVSSEDFNAGLISSPEQLINGKASGIQIVSNGGSPTSGSTIRIRGGASLNASNDPLIVLDGVPLESGGISGNSGNFLSLINPADIESMTILKDASSTAIYGSRASNGVILITTKKGSKGLKIDVSSTHSVQQQIKADLVLSPDEYRTIINRNGTEAQKALLGNRYTDWNDEIFRLAYGTDNNVSLATSVSQHIPLRASLGYHHQNGILQTDKAERFSGSLMVSPELLDNHLKMNLSIKATLNKNRFAETGAIYSAEAYNPTIGVYSGNSEFGGFNEALDPSQGTPTIAGQVANPVGLLHQYKSTSEVKRMVGNFDMDYKFHFLPDLKAHLILGLDHAEGEGSIYVPREAAQYYSSGGRNYSYGPEKKDNRLLTFYLNYNKEIESLRSQIDFTAGYDYQKWRSQTDFYQDLNVAGEVQATSAASDRRHVLVSFYGRLNYVLDTKYMLTATVRHDGSSRFSPENRWSTFPSLAVAWRMKEESFLKEVDFLSNLKLRFSYGVTGQQDGIGDYGYIPLYTISQDGAEYLFGNRYYYTYRPEAYVSDLKWESTQSYNVGLDFGFFNNRLSGEIDYYTRKTKDLLATVPSPAGANFDKNVTTNVGNMKSQGLEFSLTSTIIDTPDWSWDVAYNMTWQKMEITNLSLVKGAEAPITYVGSTSGGNYLQVLKEGLAPYSFYLYKQVYDENGKPVEGEYEGDRYNAGSPFPDFMLGLNSQIRYKKWSLGFSLRANFGAKVFNNNAMKMGAWEVVSYNTSQINNLSRSYLETGFENLQYLSDYYLENANFLKMDHISLGYNFGKIAPWCSLNVSGVVQNAFTITGYSGADPEIYQGIESSFYPRARMYSIQVGLQF, from the coding sequence ATGAACAACAAAATTTTAAATTTTCGCGTTACGGCAATTCTTATGTTGCTTTATACGCTTTTAGGGGGAGCCTATCCGCTACATGCACAGCAGGCACAAGACAGGCACATTTCCGGACTAGTAATAGATGAAACAAAAGAACCTTTGATCGGGGTTAATATTCTTGTAGTAGGTACTTCGGTAGGTGCAGTTACCGATATTGACGGAAAGTATACGCTTACGGTCCCCGCCGGAGCAACCCAACTGACATTTTCTTACATCGGTTATCAGGCTAAGACTGTTTCCATCCCATCCGGCAATTTGCTGAATATTCAACTGGAAAGTGATGCGCAGCTTCTAAATGATGTTGTGGTGATCGGATACGGTACACAGCGCAAAAATGACTTGACCGGTTCGGTGACGAACGTAAGCTCGGAAGATTTCAATGCCGGACTGATTAGTTCGCCCGAACAGTTGATTAACGGGAAAGCTTCCGGTATCCAGATCGTTTCCAATGGCGGCTCGCCTACTTCCGGCAGTACGATCCGTATCCGGGGCGGTGCATCTTTGAACGCCAGCAATGATCCGTTGATCGTCTTGGATGGAGTGCCTTTGGAAAGTGGGGGGATCAGCGGCAACTCCGGTAATTTCCTCAGCTTGATTAATCCGGCGGATATCGAGAGTATGACTATATTGAAAGATGCTTCCTCTACCGCTATTTATGGCTCTCGTGCTTCCAACGGGGTGATCTTGATTACTACCAAGAAAGGAAGTAAAGGATTGAAAATCGATGTTTCTTCCACCCACTCCGTCCAACAGCAAATTAAAGCGGATTTGGTATTGTCGCCGGATGAATACCGTACCATCATCAACCGCAACGGAACAGAGGCGCAGAAAGCATTGTTAGGCAACCGGTATACCGACTGGAACGATGAAATTTTCCGCTTGGCGTATGGCACTGACAATAATGTAAGCTTGGCTACCAGCGTCAGTCAACATATTCCTTTACGGGCTTCTTTGGGTTATCACCATCAAAACGGTATTTTACAAACAGACAAGGCCGAACGTTTTTCCGGAAGTTTGATGGTTTCACCGGAATTGCTGGATAACCATTTAAAAATGAACTTGAGTATCAAGGCGACATTAAACAAAAACAGATTTGCCGAAACAGGAGCGATTTACAGCGCAGAAGCCTATAATCCTACTATCGGCGTATATTCGGGGAATAGTGAGTTCGGCGGGTTCAATGAAGCTCTGGATCCTTCCCAGGGAACTCCTACTATTGCCGGACAGGTAGCTAATCCGGTGGGATTGCTTCACCAGTACAAATCTACCAGCGAAGTAAAACGGATGGTAGGGAATTTCGATATGGATTATAAATTTCATTTCCTGCCTGATTTGAAAGCACATCTTATTTTAGGTTTGGATCATGCAGAAGGGGAGGGTTCTATCTACGTACCACGGGAAGCGGCTCAATACTACTCTTCGGGAGGACGTAATTATTCTTATGGCCCGGAAAAGAAAGATAATCGTTTGCTGACCTTTTATCTTAATTATAATAAAGAGATTGAATCACTCCGAAGCCAGATCGATTTTACGGCTGGTTACGATTATCAGAAATGGAGATCTCAAACTGACTTTTATCAGGATTTGAACGTGGCCGGCGAAGTACAGGCTACTTCGGCTGCTTCGGACAGAAGGCATGTACTGGTTTCTTTTTACGGGCGGTTGAATTATGTTCTCGATACCAAATATATGCTTACAGCTACGGTTCGCCACGACGGGTCGTCCAGGTTTTCACCCGAAAATCGTTGGAGTACTTTCCCTTCGCTGGCAGTAGCATGGCGGATGAAAGAAGAATCCTTTTTAAAAGAAGTGGATTTTTTAAGTAATTTGAAGTTGCGTTTTAGTTATGGAGTAACCGGGCAACAGGATGGGATAGGCGATTACGGTTATATTCCTCTTTATACGATTAGCCAGGATGGGGCGGAATATTTGTTTGGCAACCGGTATTATTATACTTACCGTCCGGAAGCATACGTGTCTGACCTGAAATGGGAAAGTACGCAGTCTTATAACGTAGGACTGGACTTTGGCTTCTTTAATAACCGGTTGAGCGGTGAAATTGATTATTATACCCGGAAAACGAAAGATTTATTGGCAACTGTCCCTTCGCCTGCAGGTGCCAATTTTGATAAGAATGTTACTACCAATGTGGGGAATATGAAAAGTCAGGGACTGGAATTCTCCTTGACGTCTACTATTATAGATACCCCGGATTGGAGTTGGGACGTAGCTTATAACATGACTTGGCAAAAGATGGAAATTACAAACCTTTCTTTGGTAAAAGGAGCAGAAGCTCCCATTACGTATGTAGGAAGTACGTCGGGAGGAAATTATTTGCAGGTGTTGAAAGAGGGACTGGCTCCTTATTCTTTTTACCTGTACAAACAAGTATATGATGAAAACGGGAAACCTGTCGAGGGAGAATATGAAGGCGACCGTTATAACGCTGGTTCTCCCTTCCCTGACTTTATGTTAGGATTAAATTCGCAGATACGTTACAAAAAGTGGTCTTTGGGTTTTTCATTAAGAGCCAATTTCGGGGCGAAGGTATTTAATAATAACGCCATGAAGATGGGAGCTTGGGAAGTCGTGTCGTACAACACCTCGCAGATTAATAACCTTTCACGTAGTTACCTGGAAACAGGTTTTGAAAATTTGCAGTATTTGTCTGATTACTATCTGGAGAACGCAAACTTTTTGAAAATGGATCATATCTCTTTAGGATACAACTTCGGTAAAATTGCACCCTGGTGTAGTTTGAATGTTTCCGGCGTGGTACAAAATGCTTTTACGATTACCGGCTATTCGGGGGCGGATCCGGAAATTTATCAAGGAATCGAGTCATCGTTTTATCCGCGTGCCCGGATGTATTCCATTCAAGTAGGTTTACAGTTTTAA
- a CDS encoding RagB/SusD family nutrient uptake outer membrane protein gives MKIFRYIIIASVLCSGLLVSCINDLDQYPHIEETNKSVYTSVENYKMVLAKLYASFIICGQEKGGGNKDFATNKGYDYMRSYINLQELTTDEVAYTWSGNIFDLCKHQWTISDIFVSDMYYQIYFTISICNEFLRNSTEEAIDGFSDTDKEELRTFRSEARFLRALAYFHALDLFGNVPYVTENNPVGGFLPPQYNQQQIFEFLESELVALEKELPAASQTEYGRTSKAATDALLARLYLNAEVYAGKGYYTECIAACNRVIQAGFQLENDYRSLFNADNHLRKNEIIFSFAVDATHTMSWGATTYLICGSVSSSNGKQIPADYGVQSGWTSFRAKGALTSKFESKDKRALFFTEDQSQYVTDLKDEFTGYLFEKWSNLKDDGSIASNSAADGVSTDFPVFRLADVYLMYAEAALRGGTDTQGDARSMALEYVNKIRERAYGDPSGNITAAQLTLDFILDERARELYMECVRRTDLIRFNKFISADYLWEYKGGEARGKGLDKKYNLFPIPETEISANSNIKQNDGY, from the coding sequence ATGAAAATTTTTCGATATATAATTATAGCAAGTGTGCTTTGTTCCGGCCTCTTGGTTTCTTGTATAAATGACCTGGATCAATATCCGCATATTGAAGAAACGAATAAAAGTGTATATACCAGTGTGGAAAATTATAAAATGGTATTAGCCAAATTATATGCTTCTTTTATTATTTGCGGCCAGGAAAAAGGAGGCGGAAATAAGGATTTTGCCACTAACAAGGGGTATGATTATATGCGTTCTTATATCAATTTGCAGGAACTTACTACTGATGAAGTGGCTTATACCTGGTCGGGGAATATATTCGACCTTTGCAAACACCAATGGACTATATCCGATATTTTTGTTTCAGATATGTATTATCAAATTTATTTTACAATCTCTATTTGCAATGAATTTCTACGTAATTCCACGGAAGAGGCAATTGACGGCTTTTCCGATACGGATAAGGAAGAATTACGGACTTTCCGTTCCGAGGCCCGTTTCTTGAGGGCACTGGCTTACTTCCATGCGCTCGATCTTTTTGGAAATGTGCCTTATGTAACCGAAAATAATCCGGTGGGCGGCTTCTTACCTCCCCAATATAATCAACAACAGATTTTTGAGTTTTTGGAAAGTGAGCTCGTCGCATTGGAAAAAGAACTGCCTGCTGCTTCGCAAACCGAATACGGGCGTACCAGCAAGGCGGCTACCGATGCTTTATTAGCCAGACTCTACCTGAATGCCGAAGTGTATGCGGGAAAGGGGTATTATACGGAATGTATTGCAGCCTGCAACCGGGTAATACAAGCTGGCTTCCAGTTGGAAAATGATTACCGGTCTTTATTTAATGCAGATAATCATTTGAGGAAGAATGAAATTATTTTTTCGTTTGCAGTGGATGCTACCCATACAATGTCGTGGGGTGCGACTACTTATCTGATATGCGGTTCTGTTTCCAGTTCCAACGGCAAACAAATTCCTGCCGATTATGGTGTACAAAGCGGTTGGACTTCTTTCCGGGCCAAAGGTGCATTAACTTCCAAATTTGAAAGTAAAGATAAACGAGCTTTGTTTTTCACCGAAGATCAGTCGCAGTATGTAACTGATTTGAAAGATGAGTTTACCGGCTATTTATTTGAAAAATGGAGCAACTTGAAAGATGACGGCTCTATTGCCTCTAATTCTGCAGCAGATGGTGTTTCTACTGATTTTCCTGTCTTTCGGTTGGCGGATGTTTATCTGATGTATGCCGAAGCTGCTTTACGGGGAGGTACGGATACACAGGGAGATGCCCGGTCCATGGCCTTAGAGTATGTAAACAAAATACGGGAACGTGCTTATGGTGACCCCTCGGGAAATATTACGGCGGCACAACTTACGTTGGATTTTATACTGGATGAGCGGGCAAGGGAGTTATACATGGAATGTGTAAGACGTACGGACTTAATACGTTTTAATAAATTTATTTCCGCCGATTATTTGTGGGAATATAAAGGGGGCGAAGCAAGAGGAAAAGGGCTGGATAAGAAATATAATTTATTCCCTATTCCCGAGACTGAAATAAGTGCTAATTCCAATATAAAACAAAATGACGGATACTAA
- a CDS encoding glycoside hydrolase family 2 TIM barrel-domain containing protein encodes MKKLIGIVVLCFLFVYSYGENYRTETYLTKGWRFAKGDFPDAELPEFDDSDWEMVNIPHDWAIFGPFSRENDLQKVAVTQNLESVASVKTGRTGGLPYVGCGWYRTTFKAPAAGMVSLLFDGAMSEARVYVNGREACFWPYGYNSFHCEVTDLLNKDGRPNVLAVRLENLPQSSRWYSGAGLYRNVRLIVTNRIHVPVWGTQLTTPYVTEKLASVRLKTIIRNAGDKEIRMVTRIFAPDGQMAACKEETRRVDPEQQFEQNFLVELPRLWSPENPSLYRAVSDLYVDGKQIDCYTTRFGIRSIELVADKGFYLNGKRRKFQGVCNHHDLGPLGAAVNVAALRHQLTLLKDMGCDAIRTSHNMPAPELVALCDEMGFMMMLEPFDEWDMAKCENGYHRYFKEWAERDLVNMLHNYRNNPSVVMWSIGNEVPTQCGAKGYKVASFLQQICHREDPSRPVTCGMDQVSCVLENGFAALLDVPGLNYRTHRYKEAYAKLPQNLVLGSETSSTVSSRGVYKFPVEKRADAIYEDHQSSSYDLEYCSWSNVPDEDFALADEYDWTLGQFVWTGFDYLGEPSPYDTDAWPNHSSMFGIMDLASLPKDRYYLYRSVWNKKVPTLHILPHWTWPGREGKITPVFVYTSYPAAELFVNGKSYGKMSKQKKTDGPLALQSRYRLMWMDVVYEPGEVKVVAYDETGKSVEEKTIRTAGKPHHLELVPNRTLLSADGQDLAYVTVRVVDKEGTLCPADHRRVSFTVRGAGHYRAAANGDPTCLDLFHLPEMPAFQGQLTAIVQTQEVAGEMIVEAKAKGVKSGKIVLKSE; translated from the coding sequence ATGAAGAAATTAATAGGAATTGTTGTGCTGTGTTTCTTGTTTGTATACAGCTATGGAGAAAACTACCGTACAGAAACTTATCTGACAAAAGGTTGGCGGTTTGCAAAAGGAGATTTCCCGGATGCCGAATTGCCGGAATTTGATGATTCGGATTGGGAGATGGTAAATATACCTCACGATTGGGCTATTTTCGGTCCATTCAGTCGTGAGAACGATTTGCAAAAAGTAGCGGTAACACAAAATTTAGAATCTGTCGCCTCTGTAAAAACCGGTCGTACGGGAGGGCTTCCCTATGTGGGATGCGGATGGTACCGGACTACTTTTAAAGCTCCGGCGGCAGGAATGGTAAGTTTGCTTTTTGATGGAGCCATGAGTGAAGCCAGGGTATATGTGAATGGACGGGAAGCGTGCTTCTGGCCCTATGGATATAATTCCTTTCATTGTGAGGTGACGGATTTGCTGAATAAAGACGGAAGGCCGAATGTTTTGGCCGTTCGTCTGGAAAACCTGCCCCAGTCTTCACGTTGGTATTCCGGAGCCGGTTTATACAGGAACGTACGGCTGATTGTAACCAACCGTATCCATGTCCCTGTGTGGGGTACACAACTTACTACCCCTTATGTGACCGAAAAGTTGGCTTCTGTCCGTTTGAAGACGATTATCCGGAATGCAGGCGATAAAGAAATTCGTATGGTTACGCGCATTTTTGCGCCAGACGGACAGATGGCGGCTTGTAAAGAAGAGACGCGCCGAGTGGACCCTGAACAACAATTTGAACAGAATTTCCTGGTTGAATTGCCCCGATTATGGTCGCCGGAGAATCCGTCGCTCTATCGAGCCGTGTCAGATTTGTATGTGGACGGCAAGCAAATAGATTGTTATACTACTCGTTTTGGTATCCGCAGTATCGAGCTTGTGGCTGACAAAGGTTTTTATCTGAACGGAAAACGCCGGAAGTTTCAGGGCGTGTGCAATCATCATGATCTGGGACCGCTGGGGGCGGCTGTGAATGTAGCAGCTCTCCGTCACCAACTGACCTTGCTGAAAGATATGGGGTGTGATGCCATTCGTACTTCTCATAATATGCCGGCTCCGGAGTTGGTTGCCCTGTGTGATGAAATGGGTTTTATGATGATGCTGGAGCCTTTTGACGAGTGGGATATGGCTAAGTGTGAAAATGGATATCATCGTTATTTTAAGGAATGGGCCGAACGTGATCTGGTGAATATGCTACATAATTACCGGAATAATCCCAGCGTAGTTATGTGGAGTATCGGTAATGAAGTGCCTACCCAGTGTGGTGCCAAGGGATATAAGGTGGCTTCTTTTCTTCAGCAAATATGTCATCGGGAAGATCCGTCCCGACCTGTTACTTGCGGCATGGATCAGGTAAGTTGTGTGTTGGAAAATGGCTTTGCTGCGTTGTTAGACGTTCCGGGTTTGAACTACCGTACACACCGTTATAAGGAGGCGTACGCCAAATTGCCGCAAAATTTAGTGCTTGGCTCCGAGACGTCTTCTACCGTCAGTTCGCGAGGTGTTTATAAATTTCCGGTAGAAAAGAGAGCAGATGCTATCTATGAAGATCATCAATCCTCTTCTTATGACTTGGAATATTGCAGTTGGTCGAATGTCCCGGACGAGGATTTTGCTTTAGCCGATGAGTATGACTGGACTTTGGGCCAATTTGTATGGACCGGATTTGATTACTTAGGAGAGCCTTCCCCCTATGATACGGATGCGTGGCCGAATCATAGTTCCATGTTCGGTATTATGGATTTGGCTTCCCTTCCTAAAGATCGTTACTATCTTTATCGGAGTGTGTGGAATAAAAAAGTACCTACCCTGCATATACTTCCCCATTGGACTTGGCCGGGACGGGAAGGAAAAATAACGCCGGTTTTTGTTTATACGAGTTATCCTGCTGCTGAATTGTTTGTCAACGGGAAGAGCTATGGAAAAATGAGCAAGCAAAAAAAGACAGATGGACCGTTAGCTTTACAAAGCCGGTACCGGTTGATGTGGATGGATGTAGTGTATGAACCGGGAGAAGTAAAAGTGGTTGCTTACGATGAGACGGGTAAATCCGTGGAAGAAAAAACAATCCGTACCGCAGGAAAACCCCATCATTTGGAATTGGTTCCCAATCGTACTTTATTATCGGCAGACGGGCAGGACTTGGCGTATGTAACTGTTCGGGTCGTGGATAAAGAAGGAACCTTGTGTCCGGCGGATCATCGGCGAGTGAGTTTTACGGTACGGGGAGCGGGACATTATCGTGCGGCAGCTAATGGTGACCCGACTTGTTTGGACTTATTTCATTTACCTGAAATGCCGGCTTTCCAAGGACAGTTGACTGCTATCGTCCAAACACAGGAAGTTGCCGGCGAAATGATAGTGGAAGCTAAAGCAAAAGGAGTAAAATCCGGTAAGATAGTTTTAAAAAGCGAATGA